One genomic region from Streptomyces sp. NBC_01304 encodes:
- a CDS encoding NADH-quinone oxidoreductase subunit D → MTTPHAPHATPRATTEGTVYTVTGGDWDEVVQSAAKSDDERIIVNMGPQHPSTHGVLRLILEIDGETVTEARCGIGYLHTGIEKNTEYRTWTQGTTFVTRMDYLTPFFNETAYCLGVEKLLGIEDQIPDRASVIRVLLMELNRISSHLVCIATGGMELGATTIMIYGFRDRELILDIYELITGLRMNHAYIRPGGLAQDLPPGALDQLREFVKTMKKNLPEYDKLATGNPIFKARMQDVGYLDLTGCMALGATGPILRSAGLPHDLRKTDPYCGYETYDFDIPTADTCDSYGRFLIRLEEMRQSLRIIEQCLDRLKPVGGSSEHDPVMVADKKIAWPAQLALGPDGLGNSLDHIKNIMGTSMEALIHHFKLVTEGFRVPPGQAYTAVESPKGELGVHVVSDGGTRPYRVHFRDPSFTNLQAMAAMCEGGQVADVIVAVASIDPVMGGVDR, encoded by the coding sequence GTGACCACTCCCCACGCACCCCATGCAACGCCGCGCGCCACTACAGAGGGCACCGTATATACGGTCACCGGCGGCGACTGGGACGAGGTCGTCCAGTCCGCGGCCAAGTCCGACGACGAGCGCATCATCGTCAACATGGGGCCGCAGCACCCGTCCACGCACGGCGTGCTCCGGCTGATCCTCGAGATCGACGGCGAGACGGTGACCGAGGCCCGCTGCGGCATCGGCTATCTGCACACCGGCATCGAGAAGAACACCGAGTACCGGACCTGGACGCAGGGCACGACCTTCGTCACGCGCATGGACTACCTGACGCCGTTCTTCAACGAGACGGCGTACTGCCTGGGCGTCGAGAAGCTGCTCGGCATCGAGGACCAGATCCCGGACCGGGCCAGCGTCATCCGCGTCCTGCTGATGGAGCTGAACCGGATCTCCTCGCACCTGGTCTGCATCGCCACCGGGGGCATGGAGCTCGGCGCGACGACGATCATGATCTACGGCTTCCGTGATCGTGAACTCATTCTCGACATCTACGAGTTGATCACCGGCCTGCGCATGAACCACGCGTACATCCGGCCCGGCGGACTCGCCCAGGACCTGCCGCCCGGAGCGCTGGACCAGCTGCGCGAGTTCGTGAAGACCATGAAGAAGAACCTTCCCGAGTACGACAAGCTCGCCACCGGGAACCCCATCTTCAAGGCCCGCATGCAGGACGTCGGTTACCTCGACCTGACCGGCTGCATGGCCCTCGGAGCCACCGGCCCGATCCTGCGCTCGGCCGGCCTGCCGCACGACCTGCGCAAGACCGACCCGTACTGCGGCTACGAGACGTACGACTTCGACATCCCGACCGCCGACACCTGCGACTCGTACGGCCGCTTCCTCATCCGTCTCGAGGAGATGCGCCAGTCGCTGCGGATCATCGAGCAGTGCCTGGACCGCCTCAAGCCCGTCGGCGGCTCCTCCGAGCACGACCCGGTCATGGTCGCCGACAAGAAGATCGCCTGGCCCGCGCAACTCGCGCTCGGCCCGGACGGGTTGGGCAACTCGCTCGACCACATCAAGAACATCATGGGCACCTCGATGGAGGCCCTGATCCACCACTTCAAGCTGGTGACCGAGGGCTTCCGGGTCCCGCCGGGTCAGGCGTACACGGCCGTCGAGTCGCCCAAGGGCGAGCTCGGCGTGCACGTCGTGTCCGACGGGGGCACCCGCCCCTACCGGGTCCACTTCCGTGACCCGTCCTTCACCAATCTGCAGGCCATGGCGGCGATGTGCGAGGGCGGCCAGGTCGCCGACGTCATCGTCGCCGTCGCGTCCATCGACCCCGTGATGGGAGGCGTCGACCGGTGA
- a CDS encoding NADH-quinone oxidoreductase subunit A: MNAYAPILVLGALAAGFAIFSVITASVVGPKRYNRAKLEAYECGIEPTPTPAGGGRFPIKYYLTAMLFIVFDIEIVFLYPWAVTFDALGVFGLVEMLLFVLTVFVAYAYVWRRGGLEWD; encoded by the coding sequence GTGAACGCGTATGCGCCCATCCTCGTACTGGGGGCCCTGGCGGCCGGCTTTGCGATCTTTTCTGTGATCACAGCCTCGGTCGTCGGCCCAAAGCGGTACAACCGCGCCAAGCTCGAGGCCTATGAGTGCGGTATCGAGCCCACGCCGACTCCGGCCGGTGGTGGGCGATTCCCCATCAAGTACTACCTGACGGCGATGCTCTTCATCGTCTTCGACATCGAGATCGTCTTCCTCTACCCCTGGGCCGTCACCTTCGACGCCCTGGGGGTTTTCGGGCTCGTGGAGATGTTGCTCTTCGTGCTCACCGTCTTCGTGGCCTACGCGTATGTGTGGCGGCGCGGCGGTCTGGAATGGGACTGA
- a CDS encoding cupin domain-containing protein — protein sequence MNNAVNVAEQLAQVTEHFAQRTIATVNDYEVKVAKLEGEFVWHRHEDTDELFLVVAGRLTIQLRDGDVELGPGELYVVPKGVEHCPLAEEETSILLLEPAGTLNTGDAGGPLTRAAVSGA from the coding sequence ATGAACAACGCCGTGAATGTCGCAGAGCAGCTGGCCCAGGTCACCGAGCACTTCGCCCAGCGCACGATCGCCACCGTGAACGACTACGAGGTCAAAGTCGCCAAGCTCGAGGGCGAGTTCGTCTGGCACCGCCACGAGGACACCGACGAGCTCTTCCTCGTCGTCGCGGGCCGCCTCACCATCCAGCTCCGCGACGGGGACGTGGAGCTGGGCCCCGGTGAGCTGTACGTCGTCCCGAAGGGCGTCGAGCACTGTCCCCTCGCCGAGGAGGAGACCTCGATCCTGCTCCTGGAGCCTGCCGGGACCCTCAACACCGGCGACGCGGGCGGCCCGCTGACCCGGGCGGCCGTGAGCGGGGCCTGA
- a CDS encoding helix-turn-helix domain-containing protein encodes MGSARDSNSTRVSAWQPRVAGIAEVFHAHFTDHAYPVHTHDTWDLMILDDGSVDFGVDRHRHGAASTGSSSGSVILLPPGVPHDGRTVHAGGFRKRVLYLDTSVVPAHLTGAAVDTPVHGDPLLHHRIRRLHTALATAGDEFEAEARLVLVRERLLGHLTAAPGPREQGRREASRLAAALRELLDARISAGISLSEAGTLLHADPTHLIRSFRQTYGLPPHSYLTGRRIDLARRLLLTGMRPAAVATEVGFYDQAHLNRHFTRYVGTTPTRYVRPSGPPSKGR; translated from the coding sequence ATGGGCAGCGCTCGGGACAGCAACAGCACCCGGGTCAGCGCCTGGCAGCCGCGGGTCGCGGGCATCGCCGAGGTGTTCCACGCCCACTTCACCGACCACGCCTACCCGGTGCACACCCATGACACCTGGGACCTGATGATCCTGGACGACGGATCGGTGGACTTCGGCGTCGACCGGCACCGGCACGGCGCCGCGAGCACCGGCTCGTCCTCCGGCTCGGTGATCCTGCTGCCGCCCGGCGTCCCGCACGACGGAAGGACCGTGCACGCCGGCGGCTTCCGCAAGCGCGTCCTGTACCTCGACACGAGCGTGGTCCCCGCCCACCTCACCGGTGCGGCCGTCGACACCCCCGTGCACGGCGACCCGCTGCTGCACCACCGCATCCGGAGGCTGCACACGGCGCTCGCGACGGCCGGGGACGAGTTCGAGGCCGAGGCACGGCTCGTTCTCGTACGAGAGAGGCTCCTGGGGCATCTCACGGCGGCGCCCGGACCGCGCGAGCAGGGGCGCCGGGAGGCCTCCCGACTGGCGGCCGCCCTGCGGGAGTTGCTGGATGCCCGGATATCTGCCGGAATATCCCTGAGTGAGGCGGGGACGCTGCTGCACGCCGACCCGACCCATCTGATCCGCAGCTTCCGGCAGACGTACGGCCTGCCTCCGCACAGCTACCTCACCGGCCGCCGCATCGACCTCGCCCGGCGGCTGCTGCTCACAGGAATGCGCCCGGCCGCAGTCGCCACCGAAGTGGGCTTCTACGACCAGGCGCACCTGAACCGGCACTTCACCCGGTACGTGGGCACCACGCCCACCCGGTACGTCAGGCCTTCGGGGCCACCTTCGAAAGGCCGTTGA
- a CDS encoding geranylgeranyl reductase family protein, producing MQPPATNTAQTADVIVVGAGPAGSTTAYYLAKAGLDVLLLEKTAFPREKVCGDGLTPRATKQLVSMGIDISEEAGWLRNKGLRIIGGGVRLQLDWPDLASFPDYGLVRKRDDFDEQLARQAQKAGARLHERCNVGAPIVDDRTGRITGVHAKLGEEKTPVTFHAPLVVAADGNSTRLSLAMGLHRRDDRPMGVAVRTYFKSPRHDDDYLESWLELWDRRGAQDRLLPGYGWIFGMGDGTSNVGLGILDSSAAFKELDWREVLKAWCASMPEDWGYTPDNMTMPIRGAALPMAFNRQPHYTKGLLLVGDAGGMVNPFNGEGIAYAMESGQIAADVIVQAAARQTPAQRELALQRYPKVLKDTYGGYYTLGRAFVKVIGNPKIMKIATQRGLTHPMLMKFTLKMLANLTDPTGGDAMDRIINGLSKVAPKA from the coding sequence CTGCAGCCCCCCGCCACCAACACGGCCCAGACGGCGGACGTGATCGTCGTCGGGGCCGGCCCGGCCGGCTCCACGACCGCGTACTACTTGGCGAAGGCCGGACTCGACGTCCTGCTCCTCGAGAAGACCGCCTTCCCCAGGGAGAAGGTCTGCGGTGACGGGCTCACGCCGAGGGCCACCAAGCAGTTGGTGTCCATGGGCATCGACATCTCCGAAGAGGCCGGCTGGCTCCGGAACAAGGGCCTGCGCATCATCGGTGGTGGCGTCCGGCTCCAGCTCGACTGGCCGGACCTCGCCTCGTTCCCGGACTACGGACTCGTCCGCAAGCGCGACGACTTCGACGAGCAGCTGGCCCGCCAGGCGCAGAAGGCGGGCGCCCGGCTGCACGAGCGCTGCAACGTCGGCGCCCCGATCGTCGACGACCGCACGGGCCGCATCACCGGTGTGCACGCCAAGCTCGGCGAGGAGAAGACCCCGGTCACCTTCCACGCGCCGCTGGTGGTCGCCGCGGACGGCAACTCCACCCGCCTGTCGCTCGCGATGGGTCTGCACCGCCGCGACGACCGCCCCATGGGCGTCGCCGTACGGACGTACTTCAAGTCCCCGCGGCACGACGACGACTACCTGGAGTCCTGGCTGGAGCTGTGGGACCGCCGCGGCGCCCAGGACCGGCTGCTGCCCGGCTACGGCTGGATCTTCGGCATGGGCGACGGCACGTCCAACGTCGGGCTCGGCATCCTCGACTCCTCCGCCGCCTTCAAGGAGCTGGACTGGCGCGAGGTCCTGAAGGCCTGGTGCGCGTCCATGCCCGAGGACTGGGGCTACACCCCGGACAACATGACGATGCCGATCCGCGGCGCGGCCCTGCCGATGGCCTTCAACCGCCAGCCGCACTACACCAAGGGCCTGCTCCTGGTCGGTGACGCGGGCGGCATGGTGAACCCGTTCAACGGCGAGGGCATCGCGTACGCCATGGAATCCGGACAGATCGCCGCAGATGTGATCGTCCAGGCGGCGGCCCGCCAGACGCCCGCCCAGCGGGAGTTGGCGCTGCAGCGCTACCCGAAGGTCCTCAAGGACACGTACGGCGGTTACTACACGCTCGGCCGTGCCTTCGTGAAGGTCATCGGCAACCCGAAGATCATGAAGATCGCGACGCAGCGCGGTCTCACCCACCCGATGCTGATGAAGTTCACGCTGAAGATGCTGGCCAACCTGACGGACCCGACGGGCGGGGACGCGATGGACCGGATCATCAACGGCCTTTCGAAGGTGGCCCCGAAGGCCTGA
- the nuoE gene encoding NADH-quinone oxidoreductase subunit NuoE yields MPQLPAPDYPADVRARLEADAKEVIARYPDSRSALLPLLHLVQSEEGHVTRTGQQFCADVLGLTTAEVNAVATFYTMYRRKPSGDYQVGVCTNTLCAVMGGDAIFDELKSHLGVGNNETTGDGKVTLEHIECNAACDFAPVVMVNWEFFDNQTPDSAKQLVDDLIAGRPVEPTRGAPICTYKETARILAGFPDERAGAVEASGGAGPASLIGLKLAKGEAAVPRVVHPRGESARDGQPEPGAEHLSSHDAPQQTSASDPAHPAGPTAEEGE; encoded by the coding sequence ATGCCCCAGCTGCCCGCGCCCGACTACCCGGCCGACGTACGCGCCAGGCTCGAAGCGGATGCGAAGGAGGTGATCGCCCGCTACCCGGACTCCCGCTCGGCGCTGCTGCCGCTGCTGCACCTGGTGCAGTCCGAGGAGGGCCATGTCACCCGCACCGGCCAGCAGTTCTGCGCGGACGTGCTCGGTCTGACCACCGCCGAGGTCAACGCGGTCGCCACCTTCTACACGATGTACCGAAGGAAGCCCTCCGGGGACTACCAAGTCGGCGTCTGCACCAACACGTTGTGCGCCGTCATGGGCGGCGACGCCATCTTCGACGAGCTGAAGTCGCACCTCGGGGTCGGCAACAACGAGACCACCGGGGACGGCAAGGTCACCCTCGAGCACATCGAGTGCAACGCGGCCTGCGACTTCGCGCCCGTGGTGATGGTGAACTGGGAGTTCTTCGACAACCAGACGCCCGACTCCGCGAAGCAGCTCGTCGACGACCTGATCGCCGGGCGGCCCGTCGAGCCCACGCGCGGGGCGCCGATCTGCACCTACAAGGAGACCGCCCGCATCCTGGCCGGCTTCCCGGACGAGCGCGCGGGCGCCGTCGAGGCCTCCGGCGGCGCGGGCCCCGCCTCCCTGATCGGCCTGAAGCTGGCCAAGGGCGAGGCGGCCGTGCCCCGTGTGGTGCACCCGCGCGGGGAGTCCGCCCGGGACGGGCAGCCCGAACCCGGCGCCGAGCACCTCAGCTCGCACGACGCACCGCAGCAGACCTCGGCCTCCGACCCGGCCCACCCCGCCGGACCGACTGCCGAGGAGGGGGAGTGA
- a CDS encoding NADH-quinone oxidoreductase subunit C: MSESTGGSNGVNPEKDLGAANLPGQRGEHGEEIRVQRGMFGANNGGDTSGYGGLVRSVRLPGASSRPYGGWFDEVADELEGALEEQGLVPENAIEKTVVDRDELTFHIAREHLVRVAKTLRDDPALRFELCTGVSGVHYLEDKGRELHAVYHLRSLTHGRLLRLEVSAPDSDPHVPSLVAVYPTNDWHERETYDFFGLIFDGHPALTRIMMPDDWQGFPQRKDYPLGGIAVEYKGAQIPAPDQRRSYS; encoded by the coding sequence GTGAGTGAGTCCACTGGCGGTTCCAACGGGGTGAACCCCGAGAAGGACCTCGGCGCGGCCAATCTGCCCGGCCAGCGCGGTGAGCACGGCGAGGAGATCCGCGTCCAGCGCGGCATGTTCGGCGCCAACAACGGCGGCGACACCTCGGGTTACGGCGGTCTCGTACGTTCCGTACGGCTGCCCGGCGCCTCGTCCCGCCCGTACGGCGGCTGGTTCGACGAGGTGGCGGACGAGCTCGAGGGCGCCCTGGAGGAACAGGGCCTGGTCCCCGAGAACGCCATCGAGAAGACGGTCGTCGACCGCGACGAGCTCACCTTCCACATCGCGCGCGAGCACCTGGTGCGGGTCGCGAAGACCCTGCGCGACGACCCGGCCCTGCGCTTCGAGCTGTGTACCGGCGTCTCCGGTGTCCACTACCTGGAGGACAAGGGCCGCGAGCTGCACGCGGTGTACCACCTGCGCTCGCTCACCCACGGCCGGCTGCTCCGCCTGGAGGTCAGCGCGCCGGACAGCGACCCGCACGTGCCGTCCCTGGTCGCGGTCTATCCGACCAACGACTGGCACGAGCGCGAGACGTACGACTTCTTCGGCCTGATCTTCGACGGCCATCCCGCCCTCACCCGGATCATGATGCCGGACGACTGGCAGGGCTTCCCGCAGCGCAAGGACTACCCGCTCGGCGGCATCGCCGTCGAGTACAAGGGCGCCCAGATCCCGGCTCCGGACCAGCGGAGGTCGTACTCGTGA
- a CDS encoding NuoB/complex I 20 kDa subunit family protein — protein sequence MGLEEKLPSGFLLTTVEQAAGWVRKASVFPATFGLACCAIEMMTTGAGRYDLARFGMEVFRGSPRQADLMIVAGRVSQKMAPVLRQVYDQMPNPKWVISMGVCASSGGMFNNYAIVQGVDHIVPVDIYLPGCPPRPEMLMDAILKLHQKIQTSKLGVNAEEAAREAEEAARKSLPLIEMKGLLR from the coding sequence ATGGGACTCGAAGAGAAGCTGCCTAGCGGCTTTCTGCTGACCACCGTCGAACAGGCCGCGGGCTGGGTGCGCAAGGCATCCGTCTTCCCTGCCACCTTCGGCCTCGCCTGCTGCGCCATCGAGATGATGACGACCGGCGCCGGGCGCTACGACCTGGCCCGATTCGGCATGGAGGTCTTCCGCGGATCGCCGCGCCAGGCCGACTTGATGATCGTGGCCGGCCGGGTCAGCCAGAAGATGGCGCCCGTTCTGCGGCAGGTCTATGACCAGATGCCGAACCCCAAGTGGGTCATTTCCATGGGTGTTTGTGCGTCTTCCGGCGGAATGTTCAATAACTACGCAATTGTCCAGGGCGTTGACCACATCGTCCCGGTTGATATCTATTTGCCCGGTTGCCCGCCCCGGCCCGAGATGCTGATGGACGCGATTCTCAAGCTCCACCAGAAGATCCAGACCTCCAAGCTCGGCGTGAACGCCGAGGAGGCGGCCCGTGAGGCGGAGGAGGCGGCCCGCAAGTCGCTGCCTCTGATCGAGATGAAGGGGCTGCTTCGGTGA
- a CDS encoding C40 family peptidase — protein MSHTAHIPSHRKPRPQRTTKLRAGVAGGVLSTLAVAGTTGAAHAAEPVTETIEMPTLTTELATKVAATADATQQAADTYQLQAEQDAAAAQAAKDAKKAKAKAEAKEKAEKAAKKRAAEERAARSAERTTLSASGSSASASAQSVAPASGSVGTVISFLKAQLGDAYVMGASGPNAWDCSSLVQAAFKQAGVDLPRVSQDQSVAGTPVSLSNVQVGDILYWGGAGSAYHVGVYVGNGQYLDAANPSKGVVIQDLSGYPASGAVRVL, from the coding sequence ATGTCCCACACCGCTCACATACCCAGCCACCGGAAGCCCCGCCCGCAGCGCACCACGAAGCTGCGCGCCGGAGTTGCCGGTGGCGTCCTCAGCACCCTCGCGGTGGCCGGCACCACCGGAGCTGCCCACGCGGCCGAGCCGGTGACCGAGACCATCGAAATGCCCACGCTCACCACGGAGCTGGCGACGAAGGTCGCCGCCACGGCGGACGCCACCCAGCAGGCCGCCGACACCTACCAGCTGCAGGCCGAGCAGGACGCCGCAGCCGCGCAGGCCGCCAAGGACGCCAAGAAGGCCAAGGCGAAGGCCGAGGCCAAGGAGAAGGCCGAGAAGGCCGCCAAGAAGCGCGCCGCCGAGGAGCGGGCCGCCCGCTCCGCCGAGCGCACGACGCTCAGCGCCTCCGGCTCCTCCGCCTCCGCCTCCGCACAGTCGGTCGCCCCGGCCAGCGGCAGCGTCGGCACGGTCATCAGCTTCCTCAAGGCGCAGCTCGGCGACGCCTACGTGATGGGCGCCTCCGGCCCCAACGCGTGGGACTGCTCCAGCCTGGTGCAGGCCGCGTTCAAGCAGGCGGGCGTGGACCTTCCGCGCGTCTCGCAGGACCAGTCGGTCGCCGGCACCCCGGTCTCGCTGTCCAACGTCCAGGTCGGCGACATCCTTTACTGGGGTGGCGCGGGCTCCGCGTACCACGTCGGTGTCTACGTCGGCAACGGCCAGTACCTGGACGCCGCGAACCCCTCCAAGGGCGTCGTGATCCAGGACCTGTCGGGCTACCCCGCCTCCGGCGCCGTGCGCGTTCTCTGA
- a CDS encoding GNAT family N-acetyltransferase produces the protein MTPPRNETAPVIRLRVPTEEDAYAWHEVFNDPEVMEFHGGKAAELSFYEELTARQRKHDAELGFCFWTVLDEDDQVLGFVGAQPWPHETGPVGEIEIGWRLARAAWGRGIATTAARMTLERVRAAGVSNVVAMVNARNERSIAVIQRLGMELAERFTTSGGLEGHRYTLVL, from the coding sequence ATGACCCCTCCGCGTAATGAGACGGCTCCTGTCATCCGGCTGCGCGTCCCCACCGAAGAGGACGCCTACGCCTGGCACGAGGTCTTCAACGACCCGGAGGTCATGGAATTCCACGGCGGCAAGGCGGCCGAGCTCTCCTTCTACGAGGAGCTGACCGCCCGGCAGCGCAAGCACGACGCCGAGTTGGGCTTCTGCTTCTGGACCGTCCTGGACGAGGACGACCAGGTGCTCGGCTTCGTGGGCGCCCAGCCCTGGCCGCACGAGACGGGCCCGGTCGGCGAGATCGAGATCGGCTGGCGGCTCGCCCGCGCGGCCTGGGGCCGGGGCATCGCCACGACGGCGGCCCGGATGACCCTTGAGCGGGTGCGCGCGGCCGGGGTGTCGAACGTGGTCGCGATGGTCAACGCCCGCAACGAGCGGTCGATCGCGGTGATCCAGCGGCTCGGCATGGAGCTGGCCGAGCGCTTCACGACGTCGGGCGGGCTCGAGGGGCACCGGTACACGCTGGTGCTGTAG